The Solanum dulcamara chromosome 2, daSolDulc1.2, whole genome shotgun sequence region AACGTCAAAACATCTGGCATGGCATGTTATATATAGCCAACAACTAAAGTAAACAAAGAGAGACAAAAAAAACATGAGTGTCTCATGTTCTTTGAAGTGTAACCAACATAATTTTCAGTATCTTTATTTGATACAGGgtctaataaaataatatcacatagattgaattgaaaataaataaataaaatatattttttattttaatttatttgtcttataatttttttaatccatttcaaaatatttctctctttttaacaatttttttaatatcaaTTTTTCAAATGACATGTTTACAAAATTAAAGAACACTTGTATATATTTgacatattatttatttaaaaacacAAGATTCAACATTTGTCTTTTACCTTTTTAAATTTCATGTCAggtcaaaataaaataaataaattaaaatcgaGCGAGTATAACTTATTTAAATCgtgcttaattaattaatgatagAAGTATTGAAAACACCCCTAAATTCGATacaaattattagtttcatcccCGTATTATTAACAATCTTAAAAACACTCATTTACCTGACTAACAGAACTTAAATATATCCTCAATTTTGCAACATGAGTGATATACTCTCCTAAATTCTCCTAAGTTTAGGGGTATTTTGAACCCTTCTCTCGACTTTTTATTAAGAGTCTCATTCTCTTATAAGAGTTTGAGATCACTTGTTATGTCATATGGCCAGGGGCGGAACCAGAATATTTGATAAGGgggttcaagaaaattaaaaaaataaatgcgCAAAGAAATCAAAACAAACACAATTCTCTATTGAAAGTGCAAGTATATTACTACAACTGTACACGACGAGGTTTCATtccttgaaatatttttataataacatCATTAGAGATCCTATTAAACACATCTTTTTCTACATAAGGCACCAAGCAACCACTAAAATAACTCTCATTCATTCGACTCCGCAAGTCATTCTTGATAAACTTCATTGCCGAAAAAGTTCTTTCAACGGATGCAGTGGCAACTGGCAAGAGCAAGGCAAGTTTCACTAAGAGGAATACATGAGGGTAGTTTGAATGCTTCTTTGTCTGAACTAATCTTTTTGAAAGATCACAAAGTCCTTTTAGATCGGAGAACCTTTCATCAAGATCACGAACATCAATAATGTAACTTGCAAGTTGATTCTCAAGAACCCCCATACTAAATTCATCAAAGTCATCAGGATAATGTTCAgccattctcattattttcctGAGATCAAAACTAGAAAATGAGTCAATTGGATTTAAACAAGCAATTCCATGAAGCAAATCAGTCGTTACTTCATCAAAACGATAAGAAAGCTCTTAAATTTGCCAATCAATAACTTTGCAAAACACTTCAACGTAATAATGGTGTGAGATAGTACAACCAGCAAGTTTACGTCGTGATCTCAAAAAGGTAAAGTACGGCTCATCTAACTTAGGTATCAAAATTTGATACTTGATACAAAATTTAGATACTTTATCAATAAGCGAACCCCATTCATCCTCTCTGAACTTTTGCAACCTTTTCTTTGCTACTTGAACAAGTAGCATGGCATTTACAATATCTTGCTCTTTTTTCTGTAAGCATTTGTTAAGCTCATCTGTGATTGCTAAAATATCTCTCATCAAATGCAAtatgaatgcaacatcaaatgTTTGACATGCTCTGAGAAATCCCATTGCCTTGGCACTTTCATCTGGACAATgtgaatcaacaacaatatcattaaGTACATCAACAATTGAaccaaacataataataaagttACTAAAAGATTTGTAGTGGGATCCCCAACGAGTATCACAAGCTCTAGTAAGACCAAATTCTTGATGCAAGCCTCTACCAGTTTCAAGTTCACCCATATCTAATGCCTCTTGAACTCTTTTCTTTTGAGATTCTCGATATTCATCCATGCGTTTAAAAGAAGCTCCCAACATATTCAAAATACTTGAAACCAATAGTACAAGCTCCCCCACTTCAACACACTTTTTAGAAACCGCAACAAGACTTAGTTGAAGTTGATGAGCAAAGCAATGAACAGAATGAGCCGATCTACTTTCTTGcttaatcaatattttaaggCCATTGATTCTACCTTGCATATTACTTGCCCCATCATAACATTGTCCACGTACATAAGAAAGACTCAAGGAATGTTGAGCAAGTAAATTAACAATTGCTTCTTTTAGAGATAATGCACAAGTATCTTGAACATGAATAATGTCGATAAGTCACTCCATCACAAATTCCATTCTATCAACATATCGTAAAACAACGGCTATTTGCTTCTTGCGCGATACATCAAAAGATTCATCAACCAACAAGGCAAAGTAATCACCATTTAATTCTTCTATGATAGCCTTAATTGTTTCAATTTTGCATGCAGTCACAATTTCTTTTTGAATCATTGGAGAAGTCATCAGATCATTTTGTGGAGCATGTTTCAATACACAATCTTTAATGTTATCACACCTTTCAAAATACCAtgaaagaatttcaagaaaattaccTCTGTTAAGTGATGATTTAGATTCATCATGACCCCGAAATGTCAATTCTTGATTCAAAAGAAGCCTTACAACATCAACTGAAGCATTTAAGCGGAGCCAATACTCATGCTTAAATTGAGAATCTTGCCTCACAAGTGCAGATTGAATAGATTGTTCTTGTCGCACTAGATCTTCACAATTCTTTCTTGCCTGATTATGAATGTTATTTCCGCCACCAACATGTTTTTTAAGACTCTTCTTTTTTTGCCAACTCCTAAACCCTATGGTCGAAAATACATCACCCCCTCCTTGATGAATATTATCGTTTGCAAATAGATAGCAATTCAAACAAAAGACTGCATCTTTACTTTCACTATACTCTAACCAATTAGAATACTCACTAAACCACGAGGATTAAAACGACGCATGTCTCTAGAAATTTTTGTTTTAGGATACTCTTTAAGCCGAGGTTGACAAGGACCTCTCCTAAGATATTCTCTTCGAATGACATCACGATGATTTGGATGAAAGTCCAAGATTTGAGTTCTTTCACCCGGGTCATGCTTTAAAGAATTCAAATCAAATTCCTGAGAAGAAAGCAATGGTACTTCTGAGTGGTTGACATTTTCTTCTAGATTAGGTTGATCATGAGAGTCCAAAGTTGATTTAGGAACTTTGGTAAAATAATTCTTCACTGACTTTTGAGActgaattataaaaaaaaaattagttacaATTAAAGACACAATGTCAATCTTAAAAGCCAATAAAATAAAGCCTATTTAAGAACATCTAACTGTTAGAATAAAAACTCAATCTTATGAGAATAAAAACTCAATCTTGTATATAGCAATACAACAAAAAAACAATTAGTAACCTTAACTCCTTAAGCATATCCCATTTCAAAAACTCTACCAAATGTCTCAATAAGCAAGAAAATAACTTAACCACAATCCAACACACATAAAATGGAAATAGGGAATTGATTACTAAATAAAAATCTACACTTTGGTTTTTTTActagctaaaaataaatatctagaagaccaattttgcaaacaaacaacatttaaaaattaaaacaatcaaGGCTTGGGGTTCATGAATGGAAAATGGATCAGCCGTCAGCTACCCATTTCACAAAATGGGTTGATTAACAACTAACAAGAAACAATAATGGATTTATTGTGATTTTGAGTatggttaaaaaaaaaagagggaaaaaaaaagaaatacctTGGAATTGGAAGCCATGGGTGATGGGCCAAGAAGCAATATCATTTGGCCTCTTCAGTCTTCATCACCTTCACAGAACAACTGAACAAGAGAAACGAAGATGAACAAAGAAGAAGACACAAAGTAATTAGGGCTTCAATTAGGAAAGTAGTGTGTAGAGTAGATTAATTTCTTTGGTTTTTGTATAGTTGTTTACACTACATTACTACATTTACCTTTTTATAAAGTAATAAAAAGCCCAAAGGGTATAAttgacttttaaaaaataaatatcccaAAGCCAAATGGCCCAcgtttttttaaataataataataataataataaataaagtgtgTCTTTTTTTTAAGGGActgatgaaaaaagaaaaaaacatgtcATTACTAAGAATCGAACCCACAACCATGGGGTCATTCACAAGCACCTTATCCACTGATCCACAATCTTCATTTGTTAAGGGgatgcaaaaataatatttgtacatgaataaaaaaattcgcagtatatatatagtgtaattttccGACGAAGGGGGTTTGGTCGCCACCCCTCGCACCCCTGTGGCTCCGCCCCTGCATATGGCAGATCATAATTATTTCTAAGTTTAATTAGTCACATAAAAAGATGTTTTTAAGCTTGTGAATAATTTAGAGACTAAACTTATAATTTACGTTAAGTTTACAAGtattttcaatacttctctCTTACGTACGTGAGTCCATTTTTCATTGGTTCCAACAGTTTTATGAGTAAGGACCCACATCCGCATAAATATTGGTTGAAacgaaataaaattaataaatttaaacgTAGCTGTAAATCTCAACTTCACATGCCATTCTACATTATTTTAGAAAGAGAAATTGCGCCTACTTCGGAAGTATAATTTCCATTTCCTGtcctttttttctaaaatgatcctcataaaaagaagaaaaaacggCTGAATATAACAACAtcagtatatatttaatataaataactatagtttatttttgttatattatataaatataattaaatattaaataacaaagttaattatacataaataataacttattttatatacataattaaataattatttaatttaagatAATTAATGCATTCCTAATTCTAATCAATTAAGGATTAGCAATTAATGTATTTACTTcaattatttatcttttttcttttctctctaaATTAGTGTATAATCCCAAATTAGCACATTTCATCCTCTTTCATGAatgattatttttcttcttttttctttcatggACGATTTTTTCAAATAGTTTTAACGTTGCGCTTCCTCTCTCTTTCTCCAATAAAGCATCGTCATTATTGGCTCGAGATGATTTACGAAATTTTATTGTCAGCCATGAGAGAGAGTTTTGAAGcttaatttcaaattatgaatttatgaaatTGTTACTAAAATTAATGAGTGATGTTTTGAAAGATTGAATATATTACGAGGAGTTTATATCTCGAATTTGAGGAGTTTTTGGTGCAAATTTGAAGACTTTTCAAGATATCAAATGCACACGTATATGCATTCTATTCATGTATCAATGTACTTGTATTTGCAGTGTATTCATTTATTTGGTGTATTTATTTCACTGTTACTATATCAAATGTATTTGTTTGTATCTGATATTGATTACACATTCGTatcaatgtatcaaaatgtataTATTCCTTGTTATTCATTTTGTGTCAATGTATTGTGTATATTGTAACTTGTTATACAATTGTATCAATGTTTTCAAGTCTATTAGTTCCTTGTTTTATATTTGTATCATGTATTTTTGTTCActattatatatttgtatcaatatttttgagtatttttataaTGTATTTATCAACAAAATTATATTAATGTCGTACCAATGTATTCAACCTACAAAAattctaacaaaaaaaaattatgtatcaatATTGTACAAGTAATAATTGGTGATGCAACAAAatcaatgaagaaaaaaagattttgTAGTGCAGTTTCTTTGTTtattatggaaaaaaaattgtgagATTTTATAATTTCATTGATTATGGAAGATTGAGATATTATGCTAAATTTCCTTCTTAAAAAAGATATTGATGCACAATTTATGCACTGCAACTGGCCAAAGGCTCAGAATAAGACGAGTCAGGGATCCAGAATAACTTTATTGATTGATCACCGAGCAAGAAAGACGCTCTCTATcctgaagataatattttttttcattcttaaaAGCCCTCTTTCATAGATAATCAGTAGTATTCCTCTCGCTAGCTATTCTGAGTAAGAGAGGGAGGACTTGATGTGACTACTATTAGACCTCCACCCCGAGAGACAACCTCCCTTTACCAAATTCATCAGTCTGAAGTAAAGAAGTGATCGATTCCTTAATCTTTAAATTgcgtaaaaaaaataaaaaaatggctAATAGAAAGTTGAGAGTTTTAGGGACGTAAATGTAGGTCAGTCAGTTAtactaataaatttattttatttagtgcattataattgtattaatatataaataaaaaaatcatacaCACATATAattaatcataaataaaaaatataattattttgtgtaaataatatacttatagctatttaaattcaataatcatataattatagttatttatataaatttttcaaTAAACAATCATCGAAATATTTTTATctctattaaaattttaaacttgTAATCTCATCACTTCATACTTTcatttcctttctctctctattaCTTTTCCCTATAAAAGTCCCCTTTCCCCTTCGTTCTCTCACCCAACCAAATTCATATCTCTCAGCATATGTCTCAGAGATCTAACATCCCACACTTTGCATCTATAGCCTTTTCCATTCACTCCATCTCCTGGTTTCAAGTGAAATATCCTCTAATTACAACTGATCCTAATTTTTCCCTATAActcaggaaaaaaaagaaggtaatTCAAGATCTTGATTCCCTTTTTAATTTCTCAtcaaaggtaaaaaaaaattgtttggaGTAGATCTTGATAATTATGGGGGTTAAAGGCTTTGTTGAAGGAGGCATTGCTTCTATTATTGCTGGATGTAGTACACATCCACTTGATCTCATCAAGGTACGTATGCAGCTTCACGGCGAAGCGTCTGGTTCAAGTACAACTGGTCAGACGCTTCGCCCTGTTCATGCTTTTCATCCTCCCAATCACGCAAATACTGCCCATGCGCCAGTTGCTCCTCGTGTGGGCCCCATTTCCGTCGGTGTACGGATCCTGCAGCAAGAGGGTGCTGCCGCCCTTTTTTCCGGCATATCCGCCACCATGCTCCGTCAGACCCTTTATTCGACGACCCGGATGGGGTTATACGACATGTTGAAGAAAAAATGGACCGATCCGAATACGAAGAATATGCCACTGGGGAAAAAAATTGTCTCCGGACTTATCGCCGGCGGAATTGGGGCGGCCGTCGGTAACCCTGCTGACGTGGCAATGGTACGGATGCAGGCCGATGGTCGGTTACCAGCTGCGCAACGGCGGAATTACAAGAGTGTGGTGGATGCTATAACGCAAATGAGCAAGAACGAGGGCATTACTAGCCTGTGGCGCGGTTCTTCCCTTACGGTGAACCGAGCCATGCTGGTGACGGCCTCGCAGCTTGCATCTTATGACGAGTTCAAGGAATTGATTTTAGGGAAGGGTTTGATGAAAGACGGGCTCGGGACCCATGTGACGGCTAGCTTTGCCGCTGGTTTCGTAGCGTCGGTGGTGACGAATCCGGTGGACGTGATCAAGACTCGGATTATGAACATGAAGGTGGAGTCTGGAGCGGCTCCACCTTACAACGGGGCACTTGATTGTGCAATGAAAACAATCAAAGCTGAGGGGCCAATGGCCTTGTATAAGGGATTTATTCCTACAATTTCAAGGCAAGGACCCTTTACTATTGTGCTCTTTGTTACATTGGAACAGGTCCGAAAATTGCTTAAGgacttttaattaattaattgatgatatgatgatgacgAAGAATTTTTATTTAGTTGAAGTTTAATTAAACTCGAGTATTAGTTAATTCCATAAAATTTGGAATGAGTAGCACCAAAGTTAGATTTTGTGttctattattttatatattatgattataaTATCACTTCAATATAAAATGATGTTCCATTTGGTACAAGAAATGCAGATCAAAATTGAAGCAATTGCTGATTTTTCTAGCTAAATCCAATTGCTATTAGATAGATGCTAATTTAGGGTGTGCTCGGTTTGAAGGAAAATACTTGTCTTGGAACAtgctttcataaaaatattttttttagaaaaaataagaattagtattttacttatttttgtGTTACTATAAAATAAGGGTAGATGGTTAGGGATGGGGGAAATGGATACAACCAGTGCGATACTTGTGGAACTTCATTTATTGAATTTGTTTTCGTACTGATCTTAATTTCTAATGTGATTTTAACATACATTTAGTAAACTTACACGTaccaattattttttgtttcattatacaagaaaatattagatataaaatttaagatactaaattcattttttttattaaatgatTAATAGTGGACGAATTAAAGTGATATAAACATATTAGTTTGAGAGagagaaatatcatagtaaaactaaaaattttattattaagtaAATAAACGTGAAGGGTTAAAAATTTGTGAAaagtatataatataaattttattttattaatcgAATGATACGATAGATCTAATGACGtctcaaaatgaaataaaacAGTGTAGGGATATTTATATGTCCAATAATCttctattattgttattgaatAATTGAGAGACCAAAGGGCAACATAATTACatgtttattgtgatgttttTGTCGTGCACTGCATTTGGTATTAGGATATTTGGTtccttttttggtctataagCTTGAATTATAAGGTGGAGCCCAAGGGCCTTTCATGGGAAATGACTCAGCATGGACAACACCAAATGCTATTTTTAGAAGAGATATCTACGTAATTAGACAAATATAAATCTTATATTTACTCCTTAAAATCccagtttaaaataattatctgACAAATTtatagtattattttaatagaaaatttatACGGTTATATCCAATTCCTTAATTCACGCATAATTAAAAATTGTGTCTAACTAATTTTTTTCCCCTCACCTATTTGTATTTCTCTTTCAGTTGTGACTCCACCAATTTAGAGCGATttgcttttaatttttttaagttcaAATCAAAGATTTTCTAAATTCATGCCTTTGTGATTATTCATATCAggtaaataatttaattaacgATAAGTGTATCTACGAATTTGCAAAATTGTTGACGAAGGAAAGTCGTCCAAATATAAAGTATCAAAGAGATATCTAATTTCTTTAAGTGTCATGAtctaatttctcaagtcatgatgatgCCTATTATGActcaccagtaggcaagccgacccatattctgaaactgtgagtaatgggatgtcaggggaGAAGACCAACATTACAATTAAAAACAATAATGAAATAACAGGAACACAAATGAATGGCAAAAACACAacgaaatatatacaaaccaaaagatCCCTCTAGAAtttgaaagtcacaagtacaaagctactacaaaagagtacaagtcaCAAAAGTGGACCGCAGAAACAAAGCTGTCTCAGAAGTAAAAGACAGGCAAAATATAAGTACAAAGGGAGATGGATAAATTCAGAACGCTATGTGTTCACCCTCGCCTTCGATCAAGACAACAACTGGCTCGAATCAACGtcgatagctagtactcggacttGCGTCACGAAAGAAATGCatagtatagtatgagtatcaaaacaacaggtactcagtaggcatcataggccgaccaagcaagataaacaaaagtaaactgaaatgcgagaaAGCCACCACAACCAAAAACAGGGCAAAAGTatatgtaggtatgtacacgagcatacTCAACACACAAGAGAAAGAAACTAGCTAAATCCGTCGGGCTTTCATAAATCCGACGGGTATgctcgtgcacaagtctaaggTAATAACCTGaatggacccccataagcccgacagtagaaaagatagttgaagtaaaaACAAACTGAGCCAATATAATTCCAATAATGCCGCCAATTTCCTGAACTTAAATCGAACCATCCCAAAAGCCTAAAACTTTGACCCCTAGCTGAGAATAGATAAGGACTCGAACAAAGATTCATCAGAGAATCAATAACCTGAACCAAGATTTGAAAGCAACCACGAACTTGAACCAGGTGATAGATAATCGTGGTTTTGAGCTAGACCACAAACTTGAAACGGGTAACTGTAGCCAAGGAGTCAAACCATGTGTAAGCTAAACCACAGACTTGAACCAGATAACTGTAGCCAATGAGCCAAACCATATGTAAGATAGACCAAAGACTTAAATCGGGTAAGTGTAGCCAATGAGCCAAACCATATGTAAGCTAAACCACAGACTTGAATCGGATAACTGTAGCCAAGCAATACAGGACCGATAGAAGACTGGGGCGTTATGGAGGTAAGATTCCCAAAGttgtgttactgcctagctaaagctcagactatcagactcaagtctgctatatatcagtctacagggagctaagctATTCGAAACGacgtcggagaagttctaagtCCCAATGGAACCAAAACCGCACAAGTCTAAtacaacactagtctaagcctagactaagacTAAACATGCTTTCCAATGCATATAACCCAAGGAAACAgcacacaccacaaggtatagATGATTAACAATAATTAGAGACACGCTTTAACCGTTGGAAGATACCCTAAAAATAACACCTAGGGCATGAAATTCAGGTATTTAGCATGCTAAAAATCCAaatccctccaaactcatacaattcaatatacaaatgCCTAAAAATGCTACCTGTAGGCCGACCATACATGCTCCAACTCATAAAATTtgagcttttccttttcgaaCGGCCTCGGAATGCTGCCACGCtttcaaaacaaaatcaaaagGTTGTTACGATCGTTTTGAcactaaattcataatttttggagatggaccaattttggggtccaaAATGGAAAATGTGGGACCCGTGTTCGAAATTCTGAAATTGGCCCCAAAAACTAGTCTAGGATAGAATCCCAAGCTTATAAATCAAATTGATAAACAGTATGGGGTCGAAAAATAACATGAATTGATCATGTAGCGAATTTCCCACATTTCAAGCTAAAAGACCTAACAAGACGGCTTCTATAAGCaacaattttctaaaaaatgacATCCCCACGATCCAAACCAAGCACATTTCGATGTTTCTTTTGGAAAAACTCTCAAGTTAGCCtgaataattattaaaaaaggacCTAAGATAATCAAGTTACaatcctccaaattttcaactcGAAAAATGACAATAACAGCAGCTAAAATAGAAATTTACCTCACTCGAAGCTCCTAAACAAGTTTTCGAGCTCATCAATTGATTCCCCAAGAAATTCCCTTGAGTTAATACATTTGGATCACCAAATTCGAATTTATATAGACCAtgaaataaattctcaaagttcttcaaaaattcattgtGAAAATGGACATCGCAGCAAGTAGAATCAAGATTTTACCTCAAATgccccaaatcagttttcaagctATCCAATGCGCTCTCTtcaaaaaatctcacaagtttgtcTTTTGattcacccaatttggagctctagaactcaagttataAGGTtttaaaattggagaaaataCACAAAATGAGTATTTAATTTGCACCAGAAGTGCACTGCGCACCTGTTTTTTGGCATAGTCtaaaatctccgatggggtgcttggaattcgttcagaatccgataaaaataaatcagatatgtacctcactaaatttgacattcagGACTCAATGACACATTCGAAATTATCATACGAGGTGTTTTTAATGAAAAGTAGGTCTCACactcaagtgtcattttaagtcaaaatCTACAACGGACCTCGAGATTAGATCAAAAACCTCAAAAAGCGAATCAAGGATTGTTTTaaaccaaactcgacatttcaaaactaaccacgttgtcaaaattttcatccgagtgcgttttccaataatattgaccaaagtcaactataagctaactttcaaagtcaaaagagcCAAAttgccccaaactcgtatctaTTGCCTTAATACTAATGCCGACCATGCTTCTAATCTAATTTTTCCATTTCGGAGCTggtggaaccatcaaaatttgaattcgaggtctccttgatacaaaactcgaaaagtcgtaactaaaccaacttaggtcttcaaaataccaaaatgacctcgggacctctaaaaattcaacaaacacttcttctaaaccaaaaatcATTCCCTGAATCAAATAGATCTATTGGAATTTCATTCCGAGCATTGAAACTtcgaaagttgaccaaagtcaaaccttgacctAAAATTACTCAAATTTCCAACTCAAAACCTCAAATATTCGTtaaaactccaaaactaattcaGTAAACACTTTTAGGTCAATTTCCACATTCCGGAGTTGCTGAAATCGACAGAATTCTATTTCGAGATCCATAGCTTCGGCTGACCTCAAATACCatttttgaacacttaaagcttatgaaggctcaaaatttttaaagactcaacttttcataagattttcTAAAACCAACACCCGATACCAATCAAAAACGACTCGGGGCAACTAAAAGGAGGGGTAAAAttgtcattttacaaaaaattcaaaaatgaccttcagggtcattacattaagATATCAGTTGTACCATGATATATCGTGTATAGAAAAGGTATCATGATACATTATCTAGCGAAAAGGTATCATCATACATTATGCATCTAAAAGGTATCATTATGTAATATAtcgaaaatgtatcatgatgCATCATATATCGAAAAGATATCACTATGTAATGTATctaaaatatatcatgatacatCATCTATCGAAAAGATATCATGATGTAATGTAttgaaaatatatcatgatacatCATAATTCAGAATGGTATCATGATACCATCAATTACATAGTCTATGTAAGTTCTCTGTTTTCCACATCTTAAAATGTCATATAAGAACTTGATAGAATGGTTGACATATTTGATACACCACAACAATAGACTACCTTTGATAATTTAATCCTCAACCCccaataaacaaacaaaaatacGAAGTCAATGAGGTAAATTAAAATCGTCAGATTTTGTTTCTGAATTTTTTTGGGATAAATTGTTACTAGTATTTCGTTTACAATTCTACaaaaaattaataacataaatctcATAAATTAATGTAATGATTACATTGTTGTACTAATTACTCACGTCAATTAAAGCTTTGAGCATTTAATGGCAACATCCTGAATTGTATCTGTGATCGATACAATTGCCCAAAACTCCGATAcaaaaaaattgtgattttatgaaaataaaaaagtcTCCCTGAACGACATAATATACACATATACTATAGccttttatgaaattttttcttCATAGAACATGACTAGCAAATGTAATCCTATCCATGAAAAATCTGGAATCAAGAGAACTAGGGTTCACATTAGCAAAGCACACCTAGCTCCGGAAGTACGAGAACGAGCATCAGGTTATCATTGGACAAGATGAGATCGAGATAAGCACAAG contains the following coding sequences:
- the LOC129873210 gene encoding uncharacterized protein LOC129873210 — encoded protein: MDEYRESQKKRVQEALDMGELETGRGLHQEFGLTRACDTRWGSHYKSFSNFIIMFGSIVDVLNDIVVDSHCPDESAKAMGFLRACQTFDVAFILHLMRDILAITDELNKCLQKKEQDIVNAMLLVQVAKKRLQKFREDEWELSYRFDEVTTDLLHGIACLNPIDSFSSFDLRKIMRMAEHYPDDFDEFSMGVLENQLASYIIDVRDLDERFSDLKGLCDLSKRLVQTKKHSNYPHVFLLVKLALLLPVATASVERTFSAMKFIKNDLRSRMNESYFSGCLVPYVEKDVFNRISNDVIIKIFQGMKPRRVQL
- the LOC129873219 gene encoding uncharacterized protein LOC129873219, translated to MASNSKSQKSVKNYFTKVPKSTLDSHDQPNLEENVNHSEVPLLSSQEFDLNSLKHDPGERTQILDFHPNHRDVIRREYLRRGPCQPRLKEYPKTKISRDMRRFNPRGLARKNCEDLVRQEQSIQSALVRQDSQFKHEYWLRLNASVDVVRLLLNQELTFRGHDESKSSLNRGNFLEILSWYFERCDNIKDCVLKHAPQNDLMTSPMIQKEIVTACKIETIKAIIEELNGDYFALLVDESFDVSRKKQIAVVLRYVDRMEFVME
- the LOC129880790 gene encoding mitochondrial uncoupling protein 5-like; the protein is MGVKGFVEGGIASIIAGCSTHPLDLIKVRMQLHGEASGSSTTGQTLRPVHAFHPPNHANTAHAPVAPRVGPISVGVRILQQEGAAALFSGISATMLRQTLYSTTRMGLYDMLKKKWTDPNTKNMPLGKKIVSGLIAGGIGAAVGNPADVAMVRMQADGRLPAAQRRNYKSVVDAITQMSKNEGITSLWRGSSLTVNRAMLVTASQLASYDEFKELILGKGLMKDGLGTHVTASFAAGFVASVVTNPVDVIKTRIMNMKVESGAAPPYNGALDCAMKTIKAEGPMALYKGFIPTISRQGPFTIVLFVTLEQVRKLLKDF